The nucleotide sequence GTCCGCGACCCGGCCGTGCTGCGAATTCTCGATCGGGATCAGGGCGCGGCCGGCAATGCCGGTCTTCACGGCATCGATCGCGTCGTTGAAGCCGTGGCAGGGCAGCGGCAGCGCATCAGGATCGAACTGTCCCGCGGCGCGGTGGGAATTGGAGCCCGGGGCGCCGCCGAAGGAAATCGTGCGCGCAGGATCGCCCTGCGCCGCAAGGCGCATCGTTTCGACCAGTTCGAGAGCAGGGGCAGGGAACTTGCGCATGGGTCGAAGCCCCTTAGGGCGGGACTTCGCGGCCTACAATGGTGCGCGAACT is from Bremerella sp. JC817 and encodes:
- a CDS encoding prephenate dehydratase domain-containing protein gives rise to the protein MRKFPAPALELVETMRLAAQGDPARTISFGGAPGSNSHRAAGQFDPDALPLPCHGFNDAIDAVKTGIAGRALIPIENSQHGRVAD